The DNA segment AGGTATTTTCAATTATTGCTTGTCTGGAATGAAAAGGTGAATTTGACGGCTATCACTGAGCCGCAGGAAGTGGCGGTAAAGCATATGATCGATTCGCTGTCCTGTTATGATGAGCGTTATTTTCCGACCGGCGCCAGCGTGATTGATGTAGGGACCGGCGCCGGATTTCCCGGCTTGCCGCTTAAGGTATTCCGTCCTGATCTGGCGTTGACTCTGTTGGATTCGCTGCAGAAGCGCCTGGCTTTTTTGCAGGAGGTGGTAGTTGCGCTGGAGCTTCCCGATATAGAGCTGCTTCACTCCCGGGCTGAAGATGCCGGAAGGGGAGGGCAGCGGGAGCAGTATGATGTGGCTCTGTCACGGGCTGTAGCCCGTCTTAATATTTTGTGTGAATTATGCCTGCCTTTTGTAAAAGTCGGCGGTTACTTTATTGCTCTAAAAGGTGCTCAGTACAACCAGGAAGCAGCCGAAAGCAAGCGGGCCTTGCAGGTGCTTGGCGCTGAAATTGCTGAAATCCGGCCGGTGACCTTACCGGGGCTGGACGATGTACGGGCCGTACTTTATATCAAAAAGGTAAAGCCGACGCCGGCAGCGTATCCCCGTCGGGCCGGAACGCCGGAAAAAAAGCCCCTGTAGTGTCCGGGTTTTGAGAGGATTTACTAACGATATGGCGAATATTACCATATCGGATTTGTGCTAAGGCGGTGTATAGATGAAATTAGCCAGATTTTTTGGATTGACTCCGGAGAAGGAAGCGGTCAATCCTTATGAGGATTTGCCGGCGGAAAGCGATGAACAGTTGGAAGAGACGGCTGCTGCTGTGGCGGTAGCGCTACCAGATAATAAGAATTCCCATGAAGTGCTTCAGGTGGATACAGCACTCATTGAACCTAATCCTTTTCAGCCACGGAAGACCTTTCATGATGAATCCCTGGCCGAGCTTTCTTCCTCGATTAAGGAGTTTGGTGTGATTCAGCCGTTGTTGGTGCGGCAAAAGGCGGATCATAGCTTCGAACTGATTGCCGGCGAACGGCGGCTGCGGGCCTCTAAGCTTGCCGGGCTCGCTCTGGTTCCGGTTATTGTTAAGGAACTTACCGATCAGGAAATGGCTGAGCTGGCGATGATTGAAAATCTGCAGCGGGAGGACCTGCACTATCTGGAGGAAGCGGAAGGATTTCAGCAGTTGATTGCCAATTTTGGTTTTACTCAGGAGGAATTGGCGGTCCGCGTAGGGAAAAAACAGTCGACGATTGCTAATAAAATGAGACTGTTAAAGTTAGCGGAGGATATCCGCAATACCTTGCGCCAGGAAAATCTGACCGAACGCCATGCCCGGGCATTACTTAAGCTGGATAATTATGCTTTGCAGCAGCAGGTGCTGACAGCGGTGTGTCAAAAAAAGCTGAATGTCCGTGAGACGGAGGCTCTGATTGAGACGACAAATAGCAATATTTCCCGGGAAATGTCAAAAAAAGGACCCAAGCAGAATATTGTTAAAG comes from the Propionispora hippei DSM 15287 genome and includes:
- the noc gene encoding nucleoid occlusion protein; its protein translation is MKLARFFGLTPEKEAVNPYEDLPAESDEQLEETAAAVAVALPDNKNSHEVLQVDTALIEPNPFQPRKTFHDESLAELSSSIKEFGVIQPLLVRQKADHSFELIAGERRLRASKLAGLALVPVIVKELTDQEMAELAMIENLQREDLHYLEEAEGFQQLIANFGFTQEELAVRVGKKQSTIANKMRLLKLAEDIRNTLRQENLTERHARALLKLDNYALQQQVLTAVCQKKLNVRETEALIETTNSNISREMSKKGPKQNIVKVIRDVRIFLNTIHNVIGEMKKTGLDIKVDQEQDDDSITIHLRVPKRR
- the rsmG gene encoding 16S rRNA (guanine(527)-N(7))-methyltransferase RsmG, which encodes MFIQLLQQAAAEFGIPLTDKQLARYDRYFQLLLVWNEKVNLTAITEPQEVAVKHMIDSLSCYDERYFPTGASVIDVGTGAGFPGLPLKVFRPDLALTLLDSLQKRLAFLQEVVVALELPDIELLHSRAEDAGRGGQREQYDVALSRAVARLNILCELCLPFVKVGGYFIALKGAQYNQEAAESKRALQVLGAEIAEIRPVTLPGLDDVRAVLYIKKVKPTPAAYPRRAGTPEKKPL